In a genomic window of Erigeron canadensis isolate Cc75 chromosome 5, C_canadensis_v1, whole genome shotgun sequence:
- the LOC122601223 gene encoding uncharacterized protein LOC122601223 — protein MEAVIAMSHCTYDQRVTYVAGCFVFDALSWWNNEICLQIVGPPPLRANQGQQARGQVFALNAVEAANDPNVVTGTFLLNDHDATMLFDSRADYSFVSTNLLCNLNVPTRYLHTYYEIEVASGQLARLDCVVPKCILTLEGYSFYIDLIPFGMGSFDVIVGLDWLSRVDASIVCRTKILRIPMSDGHVLEIHGERTETIDRHLMSATEKVVKLADIPIVRDFSDVFLDDVVELPPPRQVEFRIDLVPYAMPAAKSPYRLAPSEMQELATQLQELQDKGFIRPSSSPWGAPILFVKKKDGSFRMCIDYRELNKLTIKNRYPLSRIDKLFDQLEGAKYFSKIDLRSGYH, from the exons ATGGAGGCTGTAATTGCTATGAGTCACTGCACTTATGATCAGAGAGTTACTTATGTTGCTGGATGTTTTGTGTTTGATGCTTTGTCATGGTGGAACAATGAGATCTGC CTTCAGATTGTCGGTCCACCTCCACTAAGAGCAAACCAAGGACAACAAGCCAGAGGTCAGGTCTTTGCCTTAAATGCTGTGGAAGCTGCTAATGATCCTAACGTTGTTACTGGTACATTTCTTCTAAATGATCATGATGCTACTATGTTATTCGATTCTAGAGCCGACTACAGTTTCGTGTCTACTAACTTGTTGTGTAACTTAAATGTGCCAACACGTTACTTGCATACTTATTATGAgatagaggtagctagtggtcAACTTGCTAGACTAGATTGTGTAGTGCCTAAATGTATTCTTACTCTTGAGGGCTATTCGTTTTACATTGACTTGATTCCGTTTGGAATGGGTAGCTTTGACGTTATCGTTGGGTTGGATTGGTTGTCCCGTGTTGATGCATCTATTGTTTGTCGCACAAAAATTCTTAGAATACCTATGAGTGATGGACATGTACTAGAGATTCATGGTGAGCGAACCGAAACCATCGACCGACATCTTATGAGTGCTACCGAAAAAGTAGTCAAGCTAGCTGATATTCCTATCGTGCGTGATTTCTCCGATGTTTTTCTAGATGATGTGGTGGAATTACCCCCACCTAGACAAGTCGAGTTTCGCATTGATCTTGTACCTTACGCTATGCCAGCAGCTAAGTCACCGTACCGTTTGGCtccttctgaaatgcaagaactagCGACACAATTGCAAGAATTACAAGATAAAGGATTCATCCGACCGAGTTCTTCACCTTGGGGCGCACctatattatttgttaaaaagaaggacGGGTcctttcgcatgtgcattgattatcgcgAGTTGAACAAACTAACGATCAAGAATCGATATCCATTGTCGCGCATTGACAAGCTATTCGATCAGTTGGAAGGCGCTAAGTACTTCTCGAAGATtgatcttcgttcgggttacCATTAG